In Cynocephalus volans isolate mCynVol1 chromosome 13, mCynVol1.pri, whole genome shotgun sequence, a genomic segment contains:
- the LOC134361624 gene encoding elongin-A-like, with translation MAADGALHAVVKLQARLAAHSDPKKLAKYLKKLSALPVTAHSLAETGVRKTVKRLRTHQHVGSLARDLAAQWKKLLVVARDTRPEQLALEESRSRKRPREEFPKEPKVQGACPESHGASESPSDGTERGHRKHRRLSQLQTPPKGSPGGDRRGGSTKRYTVALASSSDWASSGDGHIRIRLSLAGPHQMCVDHCVPPEEEGPEPAVLRQKPGKGHADAPQGSPGLRQEGHLGKPRGQGAVVSPSPAQVSSHRQKGPAGAGDDEMFPAGFSQKSHKAFSPEEGPRAISGDSTKDKPPSRRARREKASELGCVPSLPALDAARDNHLEEKRDKDSDEPKADETKKPSPEGLDTGEGAGGLLPTVPGKLSNKLSTREGIRRPSTWESSLPEEEELADMEADSEQPAVPFEAYSTYGRPWKGKERTVKTLATTLRVKDLHETDSKRTRENGSLLPRLAKVQENETEEPPPPGAHVAKLKRVPTDAPPVLPDLPLPGMRASDRALSVLELMSSFPPEIHALPSPQQEEEGGFPTGRRRNSKMPVYSGPRSAGLPRTVTACERRVWALGTSVPAVREAGGDPCPAPEPAWKGCTPDQPGRIIEKYNPTLAKETGHLWKRRCQRDFKEARPEEHESWREMYLRLREARERRLRLVTMKIRSARAERPRGRQTQMIFFHSVLDKPCEVPRRQEKPASGGAAIPDKAEVQPAPRPQESSRPPSSSTGGHSRFHPLPARPPSCGPSTRKAAAKKVAPLMAKTIRDYRNTYFR, from the coding sequence ATGGCAGCCGACGGGGCGCTGCACGCCGTGGTCAAGCTGCAGGCGCGCCTGGCTGCCCACTCCGATCCCAAGAAGCTGGCGAAATACCTGAAGAAACTCTCCGCCTTGCCAGTGACAGCACACTCCCTGGCGGAGACTGGAGTCCGCAAGACGGTCAAGCGCTTGCGCACACACCAGCACGTGGGCAGCTTGGCCAGGGACTTAGCCGCCCAGTGGAAGAAGTTGCTGGTCGTGGCGCGGGACACCCGGCCTGAACAACTGGCCTTGGAGGAGAGCCGTTCCCGAAAGCGCCCCAGGGAGGAGTTTCCGAAGGAGCCGAAGGTGCAGGGCGCCTGCCCAGAAAGCCACGGAGCCTCCGAGAGCCCATCCGACGGCACGGAGCGCGGACACAGAAAGCACAGGAGACTCTCGcagctccaaacacctcccaagggGTCTCCCGGTGGCGACAGGAGAGGCGGGAGCACCAAGCGCTACACAGTTGCACTGGCTTCCTCCTCAGACTGGGCGTCTTCCGGCGATGGCCACATCCGGATCCGTCTGTCCCTTgccggtcctcaccagatgtgcgtgGACCATTGCGTGCCCCCGGAGGAGGAGGGCCCCGAGCCCGCTGTTCTCCGCCAGAAGCCTGGAAAAGGCCACGCTGATGCCCCTCAGGGCAGTCCGGGACTCCGTCAAGAGGGACACCTGGGCAAACCCCGGGGGCAAGGGGCCGTCGTGAGCCCAAGCCCGGCGCAGGTATCTTCCCACAGGCAGAAAGGCCCGGCGGGGGCTGGGGACGACGAGATGTTCCCTGCTGGATTCAGCCAGAAATCCCACAAGGCCTTCTCCCCAGAGGAAGGTCCAAGGGCCATCTCGGGGGACAGTACCAAGGACAAACCGCCCTCTAGGCgggccaggagagagaaggcatcgGAGCTCGGTTGCGTTCCCTCTCTACCCGCCTTGGACGCTGCTCGGGACAACCACCTAGAGGAGAAGAGGGACAAAGACTCTGACGAACCCAAAGCAGACGAAACAAAGAAGCCAAGCCCAGAAGGCTTAGACACAGGAGAGGGCGCAGGAGGCCTGCTGCCCACGGTGCCAGGCAAGCTTTCCAACAAGCTCAGCACTCGAGAAGGGATACGCAGACCTTCCACCTGGGAGAGCTCCCTCCCTGAAGAGGAGGAGTTGGCAGATATGGAGGCTGACTCTGAGCAGCCTGCTGTGCCCTTTGAGGCATACTCCACCTATGGCCGGccttggaagggaaaggaaaggacggTGAAAACTCTGGCCACTACTCTGAGAGTCAAAGACCTTCACGAGACGGACTCTAAACGCACTCGTGAAAATGGGAGCCTGCTTCCCAGACTAGCCAAGGTGcaggaaaatgagacagaggaGCCGCCACCGCCCGGAGCGCACGTAGCCAAGCTGAAAAGGGTCCCCACCGACGCCCCGCCGGTGCTGCCAGACCTCCCGTTACCCGGGATGCGGGCCAGTGACAGGGCACTGTCTGTCCTTGAACTGATGTCCTCCTTCCCGCCAGAGATACACgcactcccttccccccagcaaGAAGAAGAGGGTGGATTTCCTACGGGACGCCGAAGGAACTCGAAGATGCCGGTGTACTCGGGCCCCAGGAGCGCCGGCCTGCCTAGAACCGTGACTGCGTGTGAGCGGCGGGTGTGGGCCCTCGGGACCAGCGTCCCTGCTGTCCGGGAAGCGGGGGGAGACCCGTGTCCTGCTCCGGAGCCCGCGTGGAAGGGGTGCACGCCCGATCAGCCAGGTCGCATCATCGAGAAATACAATCCCACACTAGCGAAAGAAACGGGCCACTTATGGAAAAGGCGCTGTCAACGAGACTTTAAGGAAGCCCGGCCGGAGGAGCACGAGTCGTGGCGGGAGATGTACCTGCGGCTCCGGGAGGCCCGAGAGCGGCGGCTCCGGCTGGTGACGATGAAGATCCGCTCTGCACGCGCCGAGAGGCCCAGAGGCCGACAGACACAGATGATCTTCTTCCACTCTGTGCTCGACAAGCCTTGTGAGgttcccaggaggcaggaaaagccTGCCTCGGGAGGAGCGGCCATCCCCGATAAAGCCGAGGTGCAGCCGGCCCCACGCCCACAGGAGAGCAGCCGGCCCCCCTCCAGCAGCACCGGTGGCCACAGCCGCTTTCACCCGCTCCCTGCGAGGCCCCCCTCCTGCGGCCCCAGCACCAGGAAAGCCGCCGCCAAGAAAGTAGCCCCGCTCATGGCCAAGACGATCCGAGATTACAGGAACACATACTTCCGCTGA